A single window of Polaribacter sp. SA4-10 DNA harbors:
- a CDS encoding SDR family oxidoreductase, which translates to MVREFQDKNYWAFVLGGSMGLGLATAKKLAKHGMNICVVHRNSRAQIVSIEKDFDEIRNENIEFISFNIDALNVEKRAKVLHDFEEKLGRKGKVKTLVHSIAKGNLKPMYSEETQVLQNDDFQITINAMAISLYDWFQAIFDKELFAEDARVIGFTSEGNLKPWKNYAAVSAAKATLEAITRNIALEFAEFGIRANCIQAGVTNTASLNMIPDSEEIKNHTLKRNPFKKLTTPEDVANVVYLLSKDEASWINGTIIKVDGGESLN; encoded by the coding sequence ATGGTAAGAGAATTTCAGGATAAAAATTATTGGGCGTTTGTTTTAGGAGGTTCAATGGGGTTGGGTTTGGCTACTGCAAAAAAGTTGGCAAAACACGGTATGAATATTTGTGTGGTTCATAGAAACTCAAGAGCTCAAATTGTTTCGATAGAAAAGGATTTTGATGAAATTAGAAATGAAAACATTGAGTTTATTTCTTTTAATATTGATGCTTTAAACGTAGAAAAAAGAGCTAAAGTTCTTCACGATTTTGAAGAAAAATTAGGAAGAAAAGGCAAAGTAAAAACCTTGGTTCATTCGATAGCAAAAGGGAACTTAAAACCCATGTATTCTGAAGAGACCCAAGTATTGCAAAATGACGATTTCCAAATTACCATTAATGCAATGGCAATAAGTTTATATGATTGGTTTCAGGCAATTTTTGACAAAGAATTATTTGCTGAGGACGCAAGAGTTATTGGTTTTACAAGCGAAGGAAATTTAAAACCTTGGAAAAATTATGCTGCGGTTTCTGCTGCAAAAGCAACTTTAGAAGCGATTACAAGAAACATTGCTTTAGAGTTTGCTGAATTCGGAATTAGAGCAAATTGCATTCAAGCTGGTGTTACAAATACCGCTTCTCTTAATATGATTCCTGATAGTGAAGAAATTAAAAATCATACCTTAAAAAGAAATCCATTTAAAAAATTAACAACTCCAGAAGATGTTGCGAATGTAGTTTACTTGTTAAGTAAGGACGAGGCTTCTTGGATTAATGGAACGATTATAAAAGTAGATGGAGGCGAAAGTTTAAATTAG
- a CDS encoding 3-hydroxyacyl-ACP dehydratase FabZ family protein: MDQKQLIQYLPYKKPFLFVDEITEISENGVSGNYTFKESEFFYKGHFKDNPVTPGVILTETMAQIGVVCLGIYLLEEEISSEKKPQIALTSNQIDFFLPVYPNEKVKVVSEKEYFRFNKLKCAVKMYNQKNELVSRGTISGMIVAK, encoded by the coding sequence ATGGACCAAAAACAGCTCATACAATATTTACCCTATAAAAAACCATTTTTGTTTGTGGATGAAATTACTGAAATTTCAGAAAATGGCGTTTCAGGAAATTATACATTCAAGGAAAGCGAGTTTTTTTATAAAGGTCATTTTAAAGACAACCCAGTAACACCTGGTGTAATTTTGACGGAAACGATGGCTCAAATCGGTGTGGTTTGTTTGGGGATATATTTACTAGAAGAGGAAATTTCATCAGAAAAAAAACCACAAATAGCACTAACGTCAAATCAAATTGATTTCTTTTTACCGGTGTACCCCAATGAAAAAGTAAAGGTGGTTTCAGAAAAAGAGTATTTTAGATTTAACAAATTAAAGTGTGCAGTAAAAATGTATAATCAAAAGAACGAATTGGTTTCTAGAGGAACCATTTCAGGGATGATTGTGGCTAAATAG
- a CDS encoding ACT domain-containing protein has protein sequence MSGEKNLTNLLKGLQPVLNAGEYVFVTVSDFEKIGRKDTLFEFKEAEGITVVLEKNKAQALKLPYQFVSAWLTLKIHSSLEAVGLTAAFSTELTKHQIACNVVAGYYHDHIFVDIKEAQKALEILTNLAQK, from the coding sequence ATGAGTGGCGAAAAAAATTTAACCAATTTACTAAAAGGACTACAACCCGTTTTAAATGCAGGGGAGTATGTTTTTGTAACGGTTTCAGATTTTGAAAAAATAGGAAGAAAAGACACCTTGTTTGAGTTTAAGGAAGCAGAAGGAATTACTGTTGTTTTAGAAAAAAACAAAGCGCAGGCCTTAAAATTACCCTACCAATTTGTGAGTGCTTGGCTTACATTAAAAATCCACTCCTCTTTAGAAGCCGTTGGTTTAACAGCAGCCTTTTCTACGGAATTAACAAAACATCAAATAGCGTGTAATGTTGTTGCAGGGTATTATCATGACCATATTTTTGTCGATATAAAAGAGGCTCAAAAAGCACTTGAAATTTTAACAAACTTAGCTCAAAAATAA
- a CDS encoding FAD-binding oxidoreductase, translating to MDYSYWELKEWFTNIDFTIVGSGIVGLNCALELKKKYPKAKILMLEKGMLPQGASTKNAGFACFGSLSELIDDLDSHTEEEVFNLVDKRWKGLQLLRKNLGDNNIDFQQNKGFELCEDQAFFSECISRKNEINALLKPIFNTDVFSVSDNTFSFKKVHQQYIVNNFEGQIDTGKMAFELLQKVQNLGVKILNNISVEHFIENQNKIHVKTNRLDFYTKKIFITTNGFASELLQENVQPVRAQVLITKPIKNLQIKGTFHLEKGYYYFRNIDNRILFGGGRNLDFKTEETTVFGQTEIIQNQLEKILKETILPNTAFEIEHKWSGIMGVGNQKKAIVKQLSDNVFCGVRLGGMGIAIGSLVGKELADLLN from the coding sequence ATGGATTACAGTTACTGGGAATTAAAAGAATGGTTTACAAACATTGATTTTACCATTGTTGGTAGTGGAATTGTGGGTTTAAATTGCGCTTTAGAATTGAAGAAAAAGTACCCTAAAGCAAAAATTTTAATGCTAGAAAAAGGCATGTTGCCACAAGGCGCAAGTACTAAAAACGCTGGTTTTGCTTGTTTTGGAAGCCTATCTGAATTAATAGACGATTTAGACTCTCATACGGAAGAAGAGGTTTTTAATTTAGTAGATAAGCGATGGAAAGGTTTACAATTACTGCGTAAAAATTTAGGGGATAACAATATCGATTTTCAGCAAAATAAAGGGTTTGAATTGTGTGAAGACCAAGCTTTTTTTTCGGAATGTATTTCTCGTAAAAATGAAATTAATGCGTTATTAAAACCGATTTTTAATACTGATGTTTTTTCAGTTTCTGATAATACTTTTAGTTTTAAAAAAGTGCACCAACAATATATTGTAAACAATTTTGAAGGTCAAATTGATACCGGAAAAATGGCGTTTGAACTGCTACAGAAAGTTCAAAATTTAGGCGTTAAAATTTTAAATAATATTAGTGTTGAACACTTTATAGAAAATCAAAATAAAATACACGTAAAAACCAACAGGTTAGATTTTTATACTAAAAAAATATTTATTACAACCAATGGTTTTGCTTCGGAACTTTTACAAGAAAACGTACAACCAGTAAGAGCACAAGTTTTAATTACAAAGCCAATTAAAAACCTACAGATAAAAGGCACTTTTCATTTAGAAAAGGGATATTACTACTTTAGGAATATAGATAATAGAATTCTTTTTGGAGGAGGAAGAAACCTGGATTTTAAAACGGAAGAAACAACCGTATTTGGTCAGACAGAAATTATTCAAAATCAATTAGAAAAAATCTTAAAAGAGACAATTTTACCAAATACAGCCTTTGAAATTGAACACAAATGGAGTGGAATTATGGGTGTTGGAAATCAGAAAAAAGCAATCGTTAAACAGCTTTCAGATAATGTGTTTTGTGGCGTTCGTTTAGGAGGCATGGGTATTGCAATTGGTAGTTTAGTAGGTAAGGAATTGGCAGATTTACTTAATTAG
- a CDS encoding beta-ketoacyl synthase: protein MKNRVVITGLGVVAPNGVGLKAFTKAIKSGTSGITFHQELKDKGFSCCIGGIPEVSEEKKLEYLSPLQLRGFNSTSILYGCMAGIDAWKDAGFSVDENSNLDYDSGLIFGTGTSGIEKFRESIYKIDDQKVRRLGSTSVVQTMASGISAYLGGILGFGNQVTTNSSACTTGTEALLLGFERIKNGKAKRMLVGSSSDSSLYTWGGFDAMRVMTYKHNETPEKGSRPMSETASGFVPGSGAGALVLESLESALERKATIYAEVLGGNINSGGQRNGGTLTAPNSEAVQKCITDALLDSDISSAEIDVINGHLTATSKDGLEIENWTNALQRKGADFPYINSLKSMVGHCLAAAGAIESVASVLQIKEQFVFPNINCEDIHPEISELIDAQKIPTKIIEKDIDIIAKASFGFGDVNACVIFKKYIL, encoded by the coding sequence ATGAAAAATAGAGTTGTTATTACTGGTTTAGGAGTTGTTGCTCCAAATGGTGTTGGTTTAAAAGCATTTACAAAGGCTATTAAATCTGGAACGTCAGGAATTACTTTTCATCAAGAATTAAAAGACAAAGGTTTTTCTTGCTGTATTGGTGGAATTCCAGAAGTTTCAGAAGAAAAAAAGTTAGAATATTTATCTCCGTTACAATTACGAGGATTTAATAGCACTTCTATTTTATATGGTTGTATGGCGGGAATTGACGCATGGAAAGATGCTGGTTTTTCTGTGGATGAAAATTCAAATTTAGATTATGATTCAGGGTTAATTTTTGGCACAGGAACTTCAGGGATTGAGAAATTTAGAGAATCGATTTATAAGATTGATGATCAAAAAGTAAGACGTTTAGGAAGTACTTCTGTAGTGCAAACCATGGCGAGTGGCATTTCTGCCTATTTAGGCGGAATTTTAGGTTTTGGAAATCAAGTGACTACAAATTCATCAGCTTGTACAACCGGAACAGAAGCATTGTTATTAGGTTTTGAACGCATAAAAAACGGAAAAGCAAAGCGCATGTTAGTGGGTAGCTCTAGCGATAGTAGTTTATATACTTGGGGTGGTTTTGATGCGATGCGCGTGATGACGTATAAGCACAATGAAACGCCAGAGAAAGGCTCTAGACCCATGAGTGAAACAGCATCAGGATTTGTGCCAGGAAGTGGAGCTGGAGCGCTAGTTTTAGAGTCTTTAGAAAGTGCATTAGAAAGAAAAGCAACTATTTATGCAGAAGTTTTAGGAGGAAATATAAATTCTGGCGGACAAAGAAATGGTGGCACATTAACGGCTCCAAATTCAGAAGCTGTTCAGAAATGTATTACAGATGCATTATTAGATTCAGACATATCCTCAGCAGAAATAGATGTGATAAACGGTCATTTAACCGCCACTTCAAAAGACGGCTTAGAAATAGAAAATTGGACCAATGCTTTACAAAGAAAAGGAGCTGATTTTCCTTATATAAATTCGTTAAAATCAATGGTTGGTCATTGTTTAGCAGCTGCAGGTGCTATTGAATCGGTAGCTTCTGTGCTTCAAATTAAAGAACAGTTTGTATTCCCAAATATTAATTGTGAAGACATTCATCCAGAAATATCTGAATTGATTGATGCTCAAAAAATTCCGACTAAAATAATAGAAAAAGACATTGATATTATTGCAAAAGCAAGTTTTGGTTTTGGCGATGTAAATGCTTGTGTTATCTTTAAAAAATATATTTTATAA
- a CDS encoding NAD(P)/FAD-dependent oxidoreductase yields the protein MKENPKKFDVIIIGGGLAGLCNAIHLSKFDKKVLLIEKNDYPKHKVCGEYISNEVLPYLEFLNVNPFNFGAVKINKFQLSTTKGNLISAKLPLGGFGISRYKLDFELSKKAVKNGVTLLKDIVVNVDYSNDSFLIQTKENKTYTSKITIGAFGKRSLLDVKMNRNFIKKKSPYLGVKLHVKGNFPEDLVALHNFKGGYCGVSKVENNAINLCYITNFLSFKKYKNIEDFQEKVVFKNQFLKEIFTTSEAIFEKPLTISQISFETKKPVENHILMCGDSAGMIHPLCGNGMSMAIQSAQMASKLILNYLNGALNSRNELEKQYIRQWNKKFSFRLKTGHFIAMLFRKDKIAAVLLQVLKKLPFLLPIIIKQTHGKLMKV from the coding sequence ATGAAAGAAAACCCTAAAAAATTTGATGTGATTATAATTGGAGGAGGTTTGGCTGGTTTGTGTAATGCAATTCACCTATCTAAATTCGATAAAAAAGTTTTATTGATTGAAAAAAATGACTACCCAAAACACAAAGTTTGTGGGGAATATATTTCTAATGAAGTACTACCGTATTTAGAATTTCTTAATGTGAATCCTTTTAATTTTGGGGCAGTAAAGATTAATAAGTTTCAACTTTCTACGACTAAAGGTAATTTAATTTCAGCAAAATTACCTTTGGGCGGATTTGGAATTTCTCGGTATAAGCTGGATTTTGAGTTGTCAAAAAAAGCTGTGAAAAATGGGGTAACCCTATTAAAAGACATTGTTGTTAATGTTGATTACTCCAATGATTCTTTTTTAATACAAACGAAAGAAAATAAAACATACACCTCTAAAATCACAATTGGAGCATTTGGGAAAAGAAGTCTTTTGGATGTAAAAATGAACCGTAATTTCATTAAAAAAAAATCACCTTATTTAGGAGTGAAACTTCATGTAAAAGGAAATTTTCCAGAAGATTTAGTAGCGCTTCATAATTTTAAAGGAGGATATTGTGGTGTTTCTAAAGTAGAAAATAACGCGATTAATTTGTGTTATATCACCAATTTTTTATCCTTCAAAAAATATAAAAATATTGAGGATTTTCAAGAGAAAGTAGTTTTTAAAAATCAATTTTTAAAAGAGATATTTACTACTTCCGAAGCTATTTTTGAAAAACCATTAACGATAAGTCAGATTTCTTTTGAAACAAAAAAACCAGTAGAAAATCATATTTTAATGTGTGGCGATTCTGCAGGAATGATTCACCCTTTATGCGGAAACGGAATGAGTATGGCAATTCAATCTGCTCAAATGGCGTCTAAATTAATTCTAAATTACTTGAATGGAGCGTTAAATTCGAGAAATGAACTCGAAAAGCAATATATTAGGCAGTGGAATAAAAAATTTAGTTTTCGTTTAAAAACGGGTCATTTCATTGCAATGTTGTTTAGAAAAGATAAAATTGCAGCTGTTTTACTTCAAGTTTTAAAGAAATTACCTTTTTTATTACCCATTATTATCAAACAAACTCACGGAAAATTAATGAAAGTTTAA
- a CDS encoding GNAT family N-acetyltransferase, whose translation MSTRIERTNSENRDFIKLVKKLDAYLKTTDGDEHDFYNQFNHIDVLKNIVVTYVDTEINSAQVKVAVGCGAIKKFDNNTVEVKRMFVCSENRGSGVAQKILQELETWAKELGYKNCILETGIRQVEAVRFYKKCNYKIIPNYGQYKNMENSICFKKRL comes from the coding sequence ATGAGCACAAGAATAGAAAGAACAAACTCAGAAAACAGAGATTTCATTAAATTAGTAAAAAAATTAGATGCATATCTAAAAACTACCGATGGAGATGAACACGATTTTTACAATCAGTTTAATCATATTGATGTTTTAAAGAATATTGTGGTAACTTATGTTGATACTGAAATAAATTCAGCACAAGTGAAAGTTGCAGTCGGTTGTGGAGCGATCAAAAAATTTGACAACAACACTGTTGAAGTAAAAAGAATGTTTGTTTGCTCTGAAAATAGAGGTTCGGGAGTTGCACAAAAAATACTCCAAGAACTAGAAACGTGGGCAAAAGAACTTGGGTATAAAAATTGTATTTTAGAAACAGGAATAAGACAAGTAGAGGCTGTAAGGTTTTATAAAAAGTGTAATTATAAAATTATTCCCAATTACGGACAATATAAAAATATGGAAAATAGCATTTGCTTTAAAAAACGACTATAA
- a CDS encoding S9 family peptidase, with the protein MKISKDIILQGKHNKPILTDVFFKETHQQKPVVIFCHGYKGFKDWGAWNLMAEALAKAGFFFIKFNFSHNGGTVEQPIDFPDLEAFGTNNYTKEVADLETVIDWISTNHDFKNEVNIDAISLIGHSRGGGIVLLKSNEDARIKKVITLAGVSDYKSRFPKNEKLQEWKEKGVFYVKNGRTHQEMPHFYQFYEDFIKNENRLNIQKAAQNLKIPQLIIHGDNDTSVLINEAESLKKWNPNSEFKIIENANHVFNVSHPWVKKSSSEAFEKTIKSCINFLKQ; encoded by the coding sequence TCAACAAAAACCAGTGGTAATTTTTTGTCACGGTTACAAAGGTTTTAAAGATTGGGGCGCTTGGAATTTAATGGCAGAAGCTTTGGCAAAAGCAGGGTTTTTCTTTATAAAATTCAACTTTTCTCATAACGGAGGAACTGTTGAGCAACCCATAGATTTTCCAGATTTAGAAGCTTTTGGAACTAATAATTACACAAAAGAAGTAGCTGATCTAGAAACTGTAATAGATTGGATTTCTACAAATCATGATTTTAAAAACGAAGTTAATATTGATGCTATTTCTCTGATAGGGCATAGTAGAGGCGGCGGAATTGTTTTGTTAAAATCGAATGAAGATGCTAGAATTAAAAAGGTGATTACTTTGGCAGGAGTTTCAGACTATAAAAGTAGATTTCCAAAGAACGAAAAACTCCAAGAATGGAAAGAAAAAGGTGTTTTTTATGTAAAAAATGGAAGAACTCATCAAGAAATGCCGCATTTTTATCAATTTTACGAAGATTTTATAAAAAATGAAAATCGATTAAATATTCAAAAAGCCGCTCAAAATTTAAAGATTCCACAGTTAATAATTCATGGAGATAATGATACTTCTGTATTGATTAATGAAGCAGAAAGTTTAAAAAAATGGAATCCAAACAGTGAGTTTAAAATTATAGAAAACGCAAATCACGTTTTTAATGTTTCTCATCCTTGGGTTAAAAAGAGCAGTTCAGAGGCATTTGAAAAAACAATCAAAAGTTGTATTAATTTTTTAAAACAGTAA
- the dinB gene encoding DNA polymerase IV produces the protein MELHPPFRKIIHVDMDAFYASVAELDNPELRGKAIAVGGEGRRGVISAASYEARKFGVKSAMSGSLAKQKCPHLIFVTTDFERYKEISLKVREIFYEYTDLVEPLSLDEAYLDVTENKKGNASANDIAREIRERIYEETGLRASAGISINKFIAKVASDINKPNGQKTVHPDEVLQFLEELPVNKFYGVGKVTSAKMYNLGIFVGNDLKKKTVEELTNLFGKSGTHYYNIVRGIHNSEVKPNRIRKSIAAERTFNENISSEIFMLERLEKIADEIEIRMKKSDTKGKTITLKIKYSDFTQQTRSKTVANFMQQKKEFFPIVKALLFQEKLQNSVRLLGLSFGNLNTENKEPIWVQLKFNFDPQRL, from the coding sequence TTGGAACTACACCCTCCATTTCGGAAAATAATTCATGTAGATATGGATGCTTTTTATGCATCGGTAGCAGAATTAGACAATCCAGAATTAAGAGGAAAAGCGATTGCAGTTGGTGGTGAAGGTAGAAGAGGAGTTATCTCTGCAGCAAGTTATGAAGCACGTAAATTCGGAGTAAAATCTGCAATGAGTGGCAGTTTAGCAAAACAAAAATGTCCACATCTTATTTTTGTTACAACAGATTTTGAACGTTATAAAGAGATTTCATTAAAAGTGAGAGAAATTTTTTATGAGTACACAGATTTAGTAGAGCCACTTTCTTTAGATGAAGCCTATTTAGACGTTACAGAGAATAAGAAAGGGAATGCTTCTGCAAATGATATTGCCAGAGAAATTAGAGAGCGTATTTATGAAGAAACAGGCTTAAGAGCGTCAGCCGGAATTTCTATTAACAAATTTATAGCAAAAGTAGCTTCAGATATTAACAAGCCAAATGGACAAAAAACAGTACATCCAGATGAGGTTCTTCAATTTTTAGAAGAACTACCTGTCAATAAATTTTATGGAGTTGGTAAAGTTACCAGTGCAAAAATGTACAATTTAGGAATTTTTGTAGGGAATGATTTAAAGAAAAAAACAGTAGAAGAATTAACTAATTTATTTGGTAAATCTGGAACACATTATTACAATATTGTACGCGGAATTCATAACAGCGAGGTAAAACCAAATAGAATTCGTAAATCTATTGCAGCAGAAAGAACTTTTAATGAAAACATTTCATCGGAAATTTTTATGCTAGAAAGATTAGAAAAGATTGCTGATGAAATAGAAATACGCATGAAAAAGTCTGATACCAAGGGAAAAACAATTACTTTAAAAATTAAATATTCAGATTTTACGCAACAAACCCGTAGTAAAACTGTGGCTAATTTTATGCAACAAAAAAAAGAGTTTTTTCCGATAGTTAAAGCGCTACTATTTCAAGAAAAATTACAGAATTCCGTACGCTTATTAGGGCTTTCTTTTGGGAATTTAAATACCGAAAATAAAGAACCTATTTGGGTTCAATTAAAGTTTAATTTTGACCCACAGCGTCTTTAA
- a CDS encoding type III polyketide synthase encodes MKVKITSVAKQLPKYYRETKDIIPFVKLWMQNQDTRFQRKVIKLFEGAGVDKRYSIMDPEEVFIATSFEEKNNIYAREVVKLGEQSLKKALEKAYLKATDLDYIITVSCTGIMIPSMDAYLINSLGMKQDIVRLPVTEMGCAAGVSGIIYAKNFLKSNPNKRAVVIAVEAPTATFQLDDFSMTNIVSAAIFGDGASSVILSSYEEDKGPEIIDEAMYHFYDATEMMGFNLVNTGLQMILDKEVPQKISDHFPAIVHPFLERNNLTIEDINHLIFHPGGKKIVQTVEDLFGVLGKNIDDTKEVLRLYGNMSSATVLYVLERFMDRNPAKGERGLMLSFGPGFSAQRILLEW; translated from the coding sequence ATGAAAGTAAAAATAACATCAGTTGCAAAACAGCTGCCAAAATATTATAGAGAAACAAAAGATATTATTCCGTTTGTAAAACTCTGGATGCAAAATCAAGATACTCGTTTTCAGCGAAAAGTAATTAAACTTTTTGAAGGAGCTGGCGTTGATAAGCGCTATTCAATTATGGACCCTGAAGAAGTTTTTATAGCAACTTCTTTTGAAGAGAAAAACAATATTTACGCACGAGAAGTGGTAAAGTTAGGGGAACAATCTCTAAAAAAAGCATTAGAAAAAGCATACCTAAAAGCTACCGATTTAGATTATATTATTACCGTAAGTTGCACGGGAATTATGATTCCTTCGATGGACGCATATTTAATTAATTCCTTAGGAATGAAACAAGATATTGTGCGTTTACCAGTTACGGAAATGGGCTGTGCAGCAGGAGTCTCGGGAATTATTTATGCAAAGAATTTTTTAAAATCAAATCCAAACAAAAGAGCTGTTGTTATTGCGGTTGAAGCGCCAACAGCCACGTTTCAATTAGACGATTTTTCGATGACAAATATTGTAAGTGCAGCTATTTTTGGTGATGGTGCATCTAGTGTAATTTTGTCTTCATATGAAGAAGATAAAGGCCCGGAAATTATTGATGAAGCCATGTATCATTTTTACGATGCTACAGAAATGATGGGTTTTAATTTGGTTAATACAGGTTTACAAATGATCTTAGACAAGGAAGTTCCGCAGAAAATATCAGACCATTTTCCGGCCATTGTACATCCTTTTTTAGAAAGAAATAACTTAACAATTGAGGATATAAATCATTTGATTTTTCATCCTGGAGGAAAAAAAATCGTGCAAACTGTAGAAGACTTATTTGGTGTTTTGGGTAAAAATATTGATGATACAAAAGAGGTTTTAAGACTGTATGGCAATATGTCTAGCGCAACGGTGCTGTATGTTTTAGAGCGGTTTATGGATAGAAACCCGGCAAAAGGAGAACGAGGTTTAATGCTGAGTTTTGGCCCTGGGTTTTCTGCACAAAGAATTTTGTTAGAATGGTAA
- a CDS encoding methyltransferase domain-containing protein produces MDFFINTKNRTDKEELMDDFSIGGDLLRDTLDKLENINRWLGGNLVTVNSLKKILKNHPKEQELSIVDIGCGHGDILRDVAKFGRKNGYKMKLLGIDANPTAIEYANELSTEFHELSFKTEDIFSKEFKKRKFDVVLATLFLHHFKEEQLVSFLENTLKQTKIGVVVNDLHRHKLAYYLFMLLSVFIKNKMIIEDGLTSVLRGFKRKDLVMISQTLNIKPQISWKWAFRYQWILIRTEF; encoded by the coding sequence ATGGATTTTTTCATCAACACAAAAAACAGAACAGACAAGGAAGAGTTGATGGACGATTTTTCTATTGGAGGAGATTTGTTACGTGATACTTTAGATAAATTAGAAAATATAAATCGTTGGTTAGGCGGCAATTTAGTCACCGTAAATTCGCTGAAAAAAATTTTAAAAAACCATCCAAAAGAACAGGAATTAAGCATCGTAGATATTGGCTGTGGACATGGCGATATTTTAAGGGATGTTGCTAAGTTTGGTAGAAAAAATGGCTACAAAATGAAGTTGTTAGGAATCGACGCAAACCCAACAGCAATAGAATATGCAAATGAACTATCGACCGAATTTCATGAATTAAGTTTTAAAACGGAAGATATTTTTTCTAAGGAGTTCAAAAAAAGAAAATTTGATGTTGTTTTAGCAACATTATTTCTGCACCACTTTAAAGAAGAACAATTGGTGTCTTTTTTAGAAAACACATTAAAGCAGACAAAAATAGGAGTGGTTGTAAACGACTTGCACAGACATAAATTGGCATATTATTTATTTATGTTATTATCGGTATTTATCAAAAATAAGATGATTATTGAAGACGGCTTAACTTCCGTTTTAAGAGGGTTTAAACGAAAAGATTTAGTGATGATCTCTCAAACATTAAATATAAAACCACAAATATCATGGAAATGGGCTTTTCGATATCAGTGGATATTAATAAGAACAGAGTTTTGA
- a CDS encoding 4'-phosphopantetheinyl transferase superfamily protein — protein sequence MIGNDIIDLELAKTQSNWQRKGFLEKQFTAKEQKLILNSQNPFLQVWLFWSMKEAAYKCYTQKHKKRFFAPKKFECTVISKDKGIVVFEENTFYTVSVFNTLYMSTIAREKKEETVIFSEIGLPSAIDLDLKIKLAAETGVSVEGIEKRKTTIGAPLFYYQEELLIKSCSISHHGNYGAYAFNLGFKF from the coding sequence ATGATTGGTAATGATATTATTGATTTAGAATTGGCAAAAACGCAAAGTAACTGGCAACGCAAAGGGTTTTTAGAAAAACAATTTACAGCTAAAGAACAAAAACTTATTTTAAATTCTCAAAATCCATTTTTACAAGTTTGGTTGTTTTGGAGTATGAAAGAAGCGGCTTACAAATGTTATACTCAAAAGCATAAAAAACGATTTTTTGCTCCTAAAAAGTTTGAGTGTACTGTAATTAGTAAAGATAAAGGAATCGTAGTTTTTGAAGAAAACACATTTTATACAGTATCTGTTTTTAATACACTTTATATGTCTACAATCGCCAGAGAAAAAAAAGAAGAAACTGTTATTTTTTCTGAAATTGGTTTGCCAAGCGCAATAGATTTAGATTTGAAAATAAAACTAGCAGCAGAAACAGGTGTTTCAGTTGAAGGCATAGAGAAGAGAAAAACAACTATTGGTGCGCCACTTTTTTATTATCAAGAAGAATTATTAATAAAATCATGCTCAATTTCTCATCATGGAAATTACGGAGCGTATGCTTTTAATTTAGGTTTTAAATTTTAA
- a CDS encoding acyl carrier protein has translation MKKEELILKLKAIVKPYIQDEEAFKNLTEETDFINDLKINSANLVDVILDVEDEFDIEIDNDSMEKMLSVKAAIEIIEEKLSA, from the coding sequence ATGAAAAAAGAAGAATTAATCTTAAAATTAAAAGCGATTGTAAAACCGTACATTCAAGATGAAGAAGCTTTTAAAAACTTAACCGAAGAAACCGATTTTATTAATGATTTAAAAATAAATTCGGCAAATTTAGTGGATGTTATTTTGGATGTTGAAGATGAGTTTGACATCGAAATAGATAACGATTCTATGGAAAAAATGCTTTCTGTAAAAGCGGCCATAGAAATTATTGAAGAAAAGCTATCAGCGTAA